The sequence below is a genomic window from Amycolatopsis sulphurea.
GTCGGCCAGCGCCACCGCGGTCACCCGCATCCCGGGCACGGCCGCCGCCTCGGCGTCCGCGACCGTGCGCGCGAGCCGCAGGAAGGCCGGTTCGGTGACCGAGAGCAGGCCCTGATCCGAGGGCAGCTGCAGCGATCGCGCCGAGCGCACGTCGTCGAGGGCGTTCAGGACGCGTTCGACCAGCCCGGGCGGGGTCGGCACACGGTGCCTGCGCGCCGCGCGTACCGCTGCCCACCGCGGATCGCGCTCCGGGTCCGTCATGACCGCTCCCTCAACTGACCGAGCAGCGCCACCCTGGCCCGGCGCAGCCGCGCACGCAAGGCGGGAACGCCTACCTCCAGGATCTCGGCGACCTCCTCGTAGCTGAGTCCCTCCAGCTCGCGCAGCACGAGCGGGACCCGCTGGGACACCTCCAGCCGGGCGATCGCCCGCAGCACCTCGTCCACCTGCTCGGCGTCGACCACCTGCCGTTCCGGGGTGGTGCCGGCGACCTGGCCCGCCGCCTCGTCCAGCGGCACGGTCGGCCGGCGCAGGCGCAGCTGGGCGAGCGCGCCGTTGGTGGCCACCCGGTAGAGCCAGGTGGACAGCCGCGCTTCCTGCCGGAACGCGGGCAGCGCGCGCCAGACCGACAGCCAGGCCTCCTGCACGGCATCCTCCGCCTCGGCCGGGCTGCCGGTGATCCGGAGCGCGACCCGGAACATCATCGGCGTGTGACGGTGGACCAGGGTGTCGAAAGC
It includes:
- a CDS encoding RNA polymerase sigma factor, with amino-acid sequence MDDDGRLAGDAAAGDHAAFDTLVHRHTPMMFRVALRITGSPAEAEDAVQEAWLSVWRALPAFRQEARLSTWLYRVATNGALAQLRLRRPTVPLDEAAGQVAGTTPERQVVDAEQVDEVLRAIARLEVSQRVPLVLRELEGLSYEEVAEILEVGVPALRARLRRARVALLGQLRERS